The following coding sequences are from one Arachis hypogaea cultivar Tifrunner chromosome 7, arahy.Tifrunner.gnm2.J5K5, whole genome shotgun sequence window:
- the LOC112702624 gene encoding uncharacterized protein isoform X2: protein MIIFSRGFKAGVLPSNILLALLPSGLPATQYSFVTWGNPSGFQQEEGMSDPGAQRVNPTTGRPPRPASIFLSDEGLQKQQKFQVPVLENHIINQLSLDEQNSINLKFQEASEADTK, encoded by the exons ATGATTATATTTTCTAGAGGTTTTAAAGCAG GAGTACTTCCAAGTAACATTCTCCTTGCTTTACTACCTTCTGGCCTACCTGCCACTCAGTACAGTTTTGTAACTTGGGGAAATCCATCAG GTTTTCAACAAGAGGAAGGGATGAGTGACCCTGGTGCTCAACGAGTGAACCCAACTACAGGCCGGCCACCAAGGCCAGCTTCTATTTTTCTATCTgatgaaggacttcaaaaacagCAAAAGTTCCAAGTTCCAGTGTTGGAGAATCACATCATTAATCAGTTGAGTTTAGATGagcaaaattcaattaatttgaaGTTTCAAGAAGCATCAGAAGCTGATACGAAG TGA
- the LOC112702624 gene encoding uncharacterized protein isoform X1: MIIFSRGFKAGVLPSNILLALLPSGLPATQYSFVTWGNPSGFQQEEGMSDPGAQRVNPTTGRPPRPASIFLSDEGLQKQQKFQVPVLENHIINQLSLDEQNSINLKFQEASEADTKV, encoded by the exons ATGATTATATTTTCTAGAGGTTTTAAAGCAG GAGTACTTCCAAGTAACATTCTCCTTGCTTTACTACCTTCTGGCCTACCTGCCACTCAGTACAGTTTTGTAACTTGGGGAAATCCATCAG GTTTTCAACAAGAGGAAGGGATGAGTGACCCTGGTGCTCAACGAGTGAACCCAACTACAGGCCGGCCACCAAGGCCAGCTTCTATTTTTCTATCTgatgaaggacttcaaaaacagCAAAAGTTCCAAGTTCCAGTGTTGGAGAATCACATCATTAATCAGTTGAGTTTAGATGagcaaaattcaattaatttgaaGTTTCAAGAAGCATCAGAAGCTGATACGAAG GTTTGA
- the LOC112702623 gene encoding 2-methylpropanoate--CoA ligase CCL4 yields the protein MEQLKPSAANSSPLTPLGFLDRAATVYGDTPSVIYDGVTFTWSDTRRRCLQLASALSSLGIRRGDVVSVVAPNIPAMYELHFAVPFAGAILNNINTRLDARTISVILRHAESKLVFVDTASRDVVLEALSLFPENPRRPILIFIADDAVERLTPSSIVHFKDSYEGLISKGDPNFKWFYPNSEWDPMILNYTSGTTSSPKGVVHCHRGTFVMTVDSLIDWAVPKQPVYLWTLPMFHANGWSFPWGMAAVGGTNICVRKFDARIVFSLITRHRVTHMCGAPVVLNMLTNAPDNKPLENPVHILTAGAPPPSAVLHRTESLGFIVSHGYGLTETGGLVVSCAWKRKWNHFPAAERARLKSRQGVRTCLLTEMDVVTHAGESVKRDGVTLGEVVMRGSCVMLGYLKDPEGTRKCFKNGYFYTGDVGVMHEDGYLEIKDRSKDVIISGGENLSSVEVESVLYMHPAVNEAAVVARPDEYWGETPCAFVSVKEGKAVTEKEIIEHCRKNMPKYMVPKTVAFREELPKTSTGKIQKFVLRQIAQEMGPIRHSKM from the coding sequence ATGGAACAACTGAAGCCAAGTGCTGCAAACTCTTCACCTCTCACTCCACTAGGTTTCTTGGACAGAGCAGCAACTGTTTACGGAGACACACCTTCCGTTATCTATGACGGCGTTACCTTCACCTGGTCCGACACTCGCCGTCGCTGCCTCCAGCTGGCCTCTGCTCTCTCTTCCCTAGGAATCCGCCGCGGCGACGTGGTGTCCGTCGTCGCACCAAACATACCCGCCATGTACGAGCTCCACTTTGCAGTCCCCTTCGCCGGCGCTATCCTCAACAACATCAACACACGCCTCGATGCCAGAACCATCTCTGTTATCCTCCGTCACGCGGAGTCCAAGCTCGTCTTTGTGGACACAGCTTCACGTGATGTTGTCCTCGAAGCTCTCTCTTTATTCCCCGAAAATCCCCGTCGTCCGATCCTCATCTTTATAGCGGACGATGCGGTCGAACGACTAACTCCATCATCAATCGTTCATTTCAAAGACTCGTATGAAGGTTTAATCTCCAAGGGCGATCCGAATTTTAAATGGTTCTATCCTAACAGCGAGTGGGACCCGATGATACTTAACTACACCTCCGGAACGACGTCGTCTCCTAAAGGCGTAGTTCACTGCCACAGAGGAACCTTTGTTATGACTGTTGATTCGTTGATAGATTGGGCGGTTCCGAAACAACCGGTTTATCTCTGGACTCTACCGATGTTCCACGCTAACGGATGGAGCTTCCCGTGGGGAATGGCCGCCGTTGGAGGAACGAATATCTGCGTCCGCAAATTCGACGCGCGGATCGTGTTCTCCCTCATCACGCGCCACCGCGTGACTCACATGTGTGGCGCGCCGGTGGTGCTGAACATGCTCACAAACGCTCCCGACAACAAGCCGTTGGAGAATCCCGTTCACATCCTCACCGCCGGAGCGCCGCCTCCCTCGGCGGTGCTCCACCGCACGGAGTCTTTAGGATTCATAGTCAGCCACGGGTACGGCCTGACCGAGACTGGAGGACTGGTCGTGTCGTGCGCGTGGAAGAGGAAGTGGAACCATTTCCCGGCGGCGGAGAGGGCGAGGTTGAAGTCTCGTCAGGGAGTAAGAACATGCCTACTGACGGAAATGGACGTGGTGACACACGCGGGAGAGAGCGTGAAGCGTGACGGGGTAACGCTGGGTGAGGTAGTTATGCGCGGAAGCTGTGTGATGCTTGGATACCTTAAAGATCCcgaaggaacaagaaaatgtttCAAAAATGGTTATTTCTACACCGGCGATGTTGGTGTGATGCATGAAGACGGTTACTTGGAGATAAAGGATAGGTCAAAGGACGTTATAATTAGCGGCGGCGAGAACTTGAGCAGCGTGGAGGTGGAATCGGTGCTTTATATGCACCCGGCGGTGAACGAGGCGGCTGTGGTGGCGAGGCCGGACGAGTACTGGGGGGAGACGCCGTGCGCGTTCGTGAGCGTGAAGGAGGGGAAGGCGGTGACGGAGAAGGAGATAATTGAGCATTGCAGGAAGAACATGCCAAAGTATATGGTTCCCAAAACGGTTGCGTTTAGGGAGGAGCTTCCAAAGACTTCCACCGGAAAGATTCAGAAGTTTGTTCTGAGACAAATTGCTCAAGAAATGGGACCCATCAGACACAGCAAAATGTGA